The window GACCGGACGTGACCACGGTCCTTACCGCCGGCATGATCGCGAACGACCGCCGAAGGTGCAGGAAAGAGTAGATACTGAGCGCAGCCCCCAAGAGCGCTATGGCGAACCCGAAGGAGAACGTGTATGGAGTCCCCAGGACAGTGGCGTTGTTCATCGCCAGGAAGGGCAACACAGCGGACATGGCCGGAATGATGATCTCACCCCTGCGGGTAGATTCACGTGCTGGCTCCCGGGTCCAGAAAAACACCGCCGGCAGGGCGTTCAGCGGGATCGACGAGGCCACTTCGATCTTCAATAGAAATCCGTCAGAGATCAGGGCGCTGTAAAGGGATACCGCCACGAGACTGGCAAAGGCCAATGCCAAAACCCTGTCGATGTCCTTGTCGGTCCTGATCTCCTCCCCGAGCCCGTCCACGGGAGCTCCATGGGTTATAGGCTAATATTAACTTAGTCCGGTATCGTGATCGCGGCCCAGGCATAATGCTTGGATATCCAAAGGACCGATACCATGACGATCTCGAGACCTACGGTTGTCAGCAACAATTTGTAGCGGTTTGAGTCCACCAGGCTCCACGAGCGTAGGATCGAGACCAGCAATACAAGCATCAGGAACAGCATGAGGAGGTACCCGGCGATCACTGCGGCCGCCATGATGTAATACGCCACTGGGCCCAGGTCTGTAAGAAATGGTACAGAGACGATCGCCAGGACCGGCAAAATGATCGCAATATCGCGCCAGGTGAACGCCCTCCTTTGAACGTTCCCCTTGAACATGACCGTGGAGGCCACGGACAGCAGTAAAAAAGCAATGCCCGTCCCGAAGGCCAAGCCAGCAAGCAACCGGATATCGTTTGTCGTGGAACGGAATCCGAGGTAAGAGCTCAACGCGTCAAACGCATATAGACAAAGACCCACGGCCGCGAAACCGATCACCCAGCGGTCGGGTGCCTTCGCGCTCTCATACCGCCTGCCCAGGATGAACAATCCTAGCGCGGAAAGGAATCCTAGGTATATGCCGGTGTCACGAGCGCAGACCGGCATCTGCAGTCCGCCGAGAAAGAACGACCTTTCAGGTAACTGGTGGCAGAGTGAATAGCCAACATTCCAGAGTATGGAACCGAAAACGTCGGTGGGCGGACCCATTCTTTACAGATAAGAACATGAATGGATAAAAGGTAAGGGGTTTGCGTGTCAGAACCGATGCGCGATCACCAGAATGCCGCGCTCCAGATTACTGCCGCGATGACCCAGCACAGGACGCTGAGCACGATTCCGGCGATGGCCAGGAGCAGACAGTTCTTACCCACATGGCGCTTCTCCGGGTTCGGATCGTTGTTCCATACGATGAACATTATGAATCCGATGATGATGCTGAAGAACGATATGATGTAGAGTATGTACTTCAGCGCTCCCAGTGGCTCCTGTGGTGGGTATGGCTGACCGTAGGGCTGCGGGCCATAGGCTGGCTGCGGTCCATACTGTGGCGGTGCGTTAGCGGGCCGACCGCAGTGCGGACAGACATTATAGGCCGCTGATATCTGGCGGCCGCATCCGGGACACATCCTCATTTCCTGGTCTGTCAAATTAATTCATCCTCCTAGTATTCCCACCCAGGCATGAGCCTGATTGGAATGTGGTTTGTTATTATCATATTCAATACTTAAATGTTGTTGAGCCAGACCTTAGCATGTGTTCAATCCCAGATAAATATTGTTCAATAAGAAATGAAAAGCGAGGGGCCGGAAATGGCCGCCTTCGTTCAATAGAAGCGAGGATTCTTCGGATAACCACATGCGGGACAGAAATCATGGGTTATCGATATCTCCTTGCCGCAGCCTGGACAAATTCTGGTCCCGCCCGGTGGTGATGGAGGTGCTTGCGTTGGAGCTGAGTCCGCCGTACCGCAGAACGGACAGAACTTCATCGCTGAATTGATCTCCCTGCCGCAGCCCACGCAACGCTTGGTAGCCGACTGAATTACTGGAGCAGTGGACGGCACGGAAGTGGACTGCGTTGATGTCGGTGCAACAGGTGTCGGCATGGGGGTAGGTTCAGGCAGGGGGGTCGGCTGTGGCAGTGGTGCGGGTCCCTGGGGCGGTGCCATGGGCGAGGGTGCCGGGGCCTGCTTTTGGACCGGCTGCTCGACAGAGGCCAATCTTCCGCAGTATGGACAATATTTCAGGCCTGAGGGGATCTCCTTGCCACAGGCCGTGCACTTCTCCATTCCTGAAGATTGGGCCATGGATTGTGGAGCCGCTGCCTGGGAGGCGTATGGAGGTTCAGGTGCAGCCGGTGCCGAGAACGCATAGGGATTCGGGCGTGCACAGTAAGGACAGAACTTGAGTCCTTCCGGTATCTCTCGATTGCATCCGACGCATCTAGGCATGGGATTTTGAGCAGGGGCTGGAGCTTGAGGGATGAGGCCGGGGGCCGATTGAGGCATCTGGACGGGTTGTGGCTGGATCGAAGCCGACTGCACAGCGGGGGCAGCTTCGGCCGGTGCGGCACCAGGGGTCGGTTTCCCGCAGAACGGACAGAAATTCAGCCCTTCAGGGACCTCCCTCCCGCATCCGGTACACTGCCTCATCTTCTGGTCCGAAGAGGGAGTCGGTGACGGTGCTGCCTGGGCCGCCGCTCGGCCGCAGTACTTGCAGAATCTGTCTGTGGGCTGGATCCGGTTGCCGCATCCGGGACAGGCCGTTCCTTGATCTTTGTTGAACAAACTCATTTTCAAATCCCTCAGAATACGATGGAACTATAGAAGGACAAAGACCCTATGGCATTATCAATATTGTGATAAGGAAATCAATATACTGAAACAAAGACCAGTATCCTGACGATGAACAGGAATATGATCAACGGCCAGAAGAATGCCATCATTATACATATCTTGCCAACGTGCCGGTCCTCGGGGGATTGGTCCGACCGGGTGAGCAGGAATCCCAATAGGAATCCCAGTAGAGGCACAAGCAGCGAGAGGGCAAAAAGGAGGTAATGGACGACTGTGGGATCATCCGGGTATTCCGTCTGCTGTACCGGAAAGGGATATGCATAGTAAGGGATGATCGCGGGTCGCCCGCAGTTGGGGCAGAATCTGAATTCATTGGAAACCTTCCGGCCGCATGTCATGCATGTCCATTCTCCGGGATCCGTACCAGAGGGTGAGAAGTCCTTCCGTGGCGCACCGCATTGGGGGCAGAAGGCATATTCTGATGGCATTTCACTTCCGCAACGGAAACAATCTGTTTTCTCATTCTGGTCCATACGGTCCTTTCCTTCTTATCGGCCAACCGGAAAGATATCGATAGTTGGCTAAATCAAGTTTGCCCAGATTGAAAATTTATTTCCATGGAACACCTGAATGGTATCTCGACATGTTTATCATGCCACGATGGTATCGAACTGCGTGGGAAGGATGCCGGTCAAGGTCACGGTTTTTGATGGGGCGGGCTGCATTGGCGGGAACAAGATCCATCTTGGGTTCGATGACCGCGGCGTTCTTTTCGATTTTGGCACCAACTTCAACCAGATGAACCTGTATTACGATGAGTTCCTCCAGCCACGCGCCTCGAGGGGCATCCATGACCACCTGGACATGGGCCTGATCCCGAAGGTGAACTGGTACCGGGAGGATCTGGTACCTGACGATGTGGACCTTTCCGGTGCGCCCGACCTCCCAGTGGACGCGCTCCTTATCTCACACGCGCACATCGATCATTTCGGCTGTGCGGGCTTCCTCGATCTGGACATACCTTTCGTTTCCACGCCGATGACGGCCGCTTTGATAAAGGCGATGAACGACTGCGGGAGGGCCGACCCTGGCGCTGAGTGCGCGTATTGCACGGTGAAAGGACCAGGGACGGACCGCCGCACCGTTGTCGCCGGAAAGGGATCATATGTTGCCAGGGATTTCTTCCTGACCGGGGGCCACACGAACGGGCTCGGTGACTTCTGGGCCAGGAGCAAGGGCAAGACCAAGGGCTTGGAGCCGGGAGAGCTGGGGGCCATGGCCTCCATCGACCTGGAGATCAAGGCGATGGAGGTGGACCATTCCATCTATGGCGCGACCGCCTACGCGGTGGAAACGCCGGCCGGGTGGATCGTGTATAGCGGCGACATACGGCTTCACGGTGTCTGCGGAGACAAGACCAGGAAGTTCATGGCGGACGCCAAGGCGCTCTCACCGGCGGCATTGATAGTCGAAGGTACCAGGACCAGCCGTGAGGACGCGCATTATCAGCTTTCGGAAGCGGACGTGGCGAGCAGGTGCCGGGCCGCCGCAGAGGATGTGGACGGACTCATGATCGCCGATTTCTCCGCGCGCAACTTCGAAAGGCTGGATGCGTTCATGGAGATAGCCAAGGGAACGGGCAGGTCGCTCGTGGTGACGATCAAGGACGCCTATTTCCTGGATGCGATGCGATTGGTCGATGGCGTGGACCGGCTATCCAAGGTGCTGGTCTACGGAGAACTGAAAAGCAGGGGGAGCAAGGTCAAGGACTCCGTCGAGGAGCAGATCGGCCGCCTGGTGGATCCGATGGAGATATCGATGCATCCCTGGGAGCACATCCTTTGCTTTTCCTCCTACGATATGGGAAATCTGCTGGACATAAGGCCGAAGGGGGGCCGGTACATCTATTCGTCCTCGGAGGCCCATTCGGAGGACCAAGTATTCGATTTCGTACGGTTGCATCGGTGGATATCCAGGTTCGGGATGGAGGTGCGCGGGTTCCAGGAAAAGAAAGGAAATATCACGTTCGA of the Methanomassiliicoccales archaeon genome contains:
- a CDS encoding isoprenylcysteine carboxylmethyltransferase family protein, with protein sequence MDGLGEEIRTDKDIDRVLALAFASLVAVSLYSALISDGFLLKIEVASSIPLNALPAVFFWTREPARESTRRGEIIIPAMSAVLPFLAMNNATVLGTPYTFSFGFAIALLGAALSIYSFLHLRRSFAIMPAVRTVVTSGPYGIIRHPLYLGELIYATGMVMLAFNLLSVLLLALSVVVLGLRINIEERKLMRYPEYERYAGKVRFRMIPPLF
- a CDS encoding DUF2085 domain-containing protein, which translates into the protein MGPPTDVFGSILWNVGYSLCHQLPERSFFLGGLQMPVCARDTGIYLGFLSALGLFILGRRYESAKAPDRWVIGFAAVGLCLYAFDALSSYLGFRSTTNDIRLLAGLAFGTGIAFLLLSVASTVMFKGNVQRRAFTWRDIAIILPVLAIVSVPFLTDLGPVAYYIMAAAVIAGYLLMLFLMLVLLVSILRSWSLVDSNRYKLLLTTVGLEIVMVSVLWISKHYAWAAITIPD
- a CDS encoding zinc ribbon domain-containing protein, producing MSLFNKDQGTACPGCGNRIQPTDRFCKYCGRAAAQAAPSPTPSSDQKMRQCTGCGREVPEGLNFCPFCGKPTPGAAPAEAAPAVQSASIQPQPVQMPQSAPGLIPQAPAPAQNPMPRCVGCNREIPEGLKFCPYCARPNPYAFSAPAAPEPPYASQAAAPQSMAQSSGMEKCTACGKEIPSGLKYCPYCGRLASVEQPVQKQAPAPSPMAPPQGPAPLPQPTPLPEPTPMPTPVAPTSTQSTSVPSTAPVIQSATKRCVGCGREINSAMKFCPFCGTADSAPTQAPPSPPGGTRICPGCGKEISITHDFCPACGYPKNPRFY
- a CDS encoding zinc ribbon domain-containing protein, producing the protein MDQNEKTDCFRCGSEMPSEYAFCPQCGAPRKDFSPSGTDPGEWTCMTCGRKVSNEFRFCPNCGRPAIIPYYAYPFPVQQTEYPDDPTVVHYLLFALSLLVPLLGFLLGFLLTRSDQSPEDRHVGKICIMMAFFWPLIIFLFIVRILVFVSVY
- a CDS encoding MBL fold metallo-hydrolase, whose product is MVSRHVYHATMVSNCVGRMPVKVTVFDGAGCIGGNKIHLGFDDRGVLFDFGTNFNQMNLYYDEFLQPRASRGIHDHLDMGLIPKVNWYREDLVPDDVDLSGAPDLPVDALLISHAHIDHFGCAGFLDLDIPFVSTPMTAALIKAMNDCGRADPGAECAYCTVKGPGTDRRTVVAGKGSYVARDFFLTGGHTNGLGDFWARSKGKTKGLEPGELGAMASIDLEIKAMEVDHSIYGATAYAVETPAGWIVYSGDIRLHGVCGDKTRKFMADAKALSPAALIVEGTRTSREDAHYQLSEADVASRCRAAAEDVDGLMIADFSARNFERLDAFMEIAKGTGRSLVVTIKDAYFLDAMRLVDGVDRLSKVLVYGELKSRGSKVKDSVEEQIGRLVDPMEISMHPWEHILCFSSYDMGNLLDIRPKGGRYIYSSSEAHSEDQVFDFVRLHRWISRFGMEVRGFQEKKGNITFEPGYHASGHASADDLEKVVEAIDPGLVIPVHTFRPEFFQELDRKVALPVPGVPIDIL